Sequence from the Candidatus Methylomirabilota bacterium genome:
AACTCAGCATGGTGGAGCCCGGAGAGCTCCTGGCCGTGATGAGTGCGGGGGCGTACGGATTTGCGATGGCGTCGAACTATAACGCGCGACCACGGGCGGCCGAGGTCTTGGTCAAGGAGGACCGCCACTTCGTGATCCGGGCACGAGAACGCTACGAAGATCTCATTCGAGGAGAGAACATTCCCGACGATCTATAGAGCGATGACCGCACAATTTCGAAATTCGAATTTCGAAATTCGAAATTTTGGGGACATTGGACTTTGGACCTCATACTTCGAACTGTGAACCATGAACCGAAGGAGGGGAGGGCGATGAAGAAGAGCTTTCAAGGATCCATGGTCGCGATGGTCACACCCTTTCGAGACGGACGTGTGGATGAGGCCAAGATCCGTGAGCTGGTGGAGTTTCACGTGAAGAACGGGACCGAGGCCATCATCCCGTGCGGGACGACCGGCGAGTCTCCCACCCTGAGCCATGACGAGCACAATATGGTGGTAGAGGTTACCATTAAGGCGGCAGGGGGGCGGGTTCCTGTGGTGGCGGGAACGGGTTCCAACTCCACCGCCGAGGCGATCGAATTGACCGAGCATGCGAAAAAGGCCGGCGCGGACGGGGTACTGATGGTCTGCCCCTATTACAACAAGCCGACCCAAAATGGGCTCATCGCGCACTACAGAGCCGTGGCGGAAAGGGTCGATATCCCGATCATCCTGTATAACATCCCGGGGCGCACCGGCGTGAATATGCTTCCGGAGACAGTGGCGATTCTCGCAGACCTGCCAAACGTTGTGGGGATCAAAGAGGCGAGTGGATCGTTGGATCAGATGACGGACGTGATCCACCAGTGCGGGGACCGGATCACGGTCGTCTCTGGCGATGATTCATTGACGCTGCCGCTCATGTCTGTCGGGGGCAAGGGGGTGATCTCGGTCATCGCGAACATTATCCCGAAAGAGACGGCGGAGATGAGCCGGGCCGCGTTGAACGGCGACTGGAAGCGGGCGCGAGAGATCCACCTACGCATGTTTCCCCTCTGCAAGGCCATGTTTTATGAGACCAATCCGATCCCGGTCAAGACAGCCATGCAGCTTCTGGGGAGGCTGAACGGGGAGCTCCGGCTGCCGCTCTCGCCGATGTCCGATGCGAACAAGGAAAAGTTGGCGAAGGCGATGACGGCTTACGGCCTCTTGACGTGAGGCTGGTTGACTGCTGACAGCTTGTCACGGAGC
This genomic interval carries:
- the dapA gene encoding 4-hydroxy-tetrahydrodipicolinate synthase, with protein sequence MKKSFQGSMVAMVTPFRDGRVDEAKIRELVEFHVKNGTEAIIPCGTTGESPTLSHDEHNMVVEVTIKAAGGRVPVVAGTGSNSTAEAIELTEHAKKAGADGVLMVCPYYNKPTQNGLIAHYRAVAERVDIPIILYNIPGRTGVNMLPETVAILADLPNVVGIKEASGSLDQMTDVIHQCGDRITVVSGDDSLTLPLMSVGGKGVISVIANIIPKETAEMSRAALNGDWKRAREIHLRMFPLCKAMFYETNPIPVKTAMQLLGRLNGELRLPLSPMSDANKEKLAKAMTAYGLLT